The DNA region ttttgattttttacaAGGGAAACATCAAAAGGCATATTACTCTGCACGTTACTGCATTAAATATGTTAGACAATTAATAGTATTATAACGGAACTAAATGCACTCggtttaatttcattaaattttGGTGTTTAAAATTAGAAGGTTACTCCCttcggtcctatttataagcaacaaaaaaaattcacatagtttaagaaatgtagtaaaattagataaaatgcattaaatttgtctttaatcaaaataaacttccaaaattaccctttgttaatCGTGTTAGAAAGTGAGAAAGAgtgagaataattaatgagacacattctacacgttagaattaataagggcatcattggaaaaaaataattaatatagctcaaactttcatttggttcttataaaaaagaccaatatttttcttctctttcatgcttataaataggaccggagggagtattttagtatttttaaccCATAGTTTATACAAAATTAATACAAAAATTCAACTTCTTAATAAGTGTGCAAATGAGAATATTTGCTTACAATTGAGGCTAGAGGGAGTACTAGTTAGGCATGAAAGTGGGGAGCTAATTAAGTAGCTTAGGTAACTGGGGAGCGGGAATAATTGCATCATTCTTAGATTATTCTTGTTATTACGATGCATAGTCTCCAAGCTCGGAATTGAATTATGCTTCACAAACATGTGTGGTTGGTAGTATAGTCCAATCATATATATGCATACCAACCAATTTGTCTCGTAAGAACTTGTATTAGTTCTAACTCtaatatgaaaattattttaaggATGAGAATTGCTCTATTTTTATAAGGGTTTTCTTTGTTAAATCTCTAGTACGTCTATCAACTATGTGAGGCATTAGCATCATCATGTTGTAAAACCACTTGTTGGAATAATAAATTTACGGTTTGAGGGTGTAAATTTAATCTAAAATGACTTAACACAATTAGACTTTTAGCATCCAAGCTTTTTTTAGGGTTCAAAGGTGTTTTAGATAAACACTCAAATGGGTTGTCCAACGACACTTACATCATGTGGGAGTATAAATCTCAAGAAGGAGCAGTACAATGCATATAGATaagtagataaaaaaaataaatcatgttCACACAGGCTGATGCATCCAACTGAATGTATGAAGTAGAAACTCTAAAAAGCAATACAAAGCTCATAGACCTCCAAATTTCAACAATGAAGCCAAAGCTCCACCATAGCCTCTAATTGTTGTCTAGAAGCGAAAAGTTGATAAAATTCTTACAATGTCGCTTCTTTACTTTCGAGACCTAACCAACTCTACTGGAGATGTGCATGAACAGCTACTAGAACGACCAAAAGAAATCCACTGATGACAACAAACCAACATTTAAGGTAACGGAGGGTGAATGGAGGGTTTGGACTGGAGGAGGAGCTTACCAAAACGAAACACTTTCATGAAGAAAAAGCCTCCTTAATGAAAGAGGAACCCCCAAAGGGGGAGCAGCAGCTACACTAATATTTTCCCCCTTTCTCTACTGTAGGGTTTGGTTTGTTAGAATCATTTTAGCATCCAAGCTTATatccttctatttttctcttcaaccCTCTATGTGGGTGGGCTAGTCGAGTTGAGTTTGGTATCTTTCAATGAATTGAACTTATGCTccctttttttcttccttttgtttgGGATTCTAGTTCCTTTCCTTTTTTTCATCCTTGGATTTTTTCCTTGGACCATGTATGATGAGACTACATGGGCTCTAATACTATATTAATATTTCTTGAACAATCGAACGCAAAGTTAATTCTTGAACTTTAACTTATGCACGCTATAGCAGAAAAAAAAGGCACAAAAATGTGGCGGTTTACATAATtgaagagggggggggggggggtgtatGTATTTTGTTGCCATACACCAAGGAAAGGACCTACACAGCAAAGCACAAATCCCCATTAGCTGGGTACCAACTTGACACCCATTAAAGGAGGaaacaacaaagaaaaataCAGGCATCCAAATCAGAAAAAATGGAAAGAATTCACCGCTGTGCACCTCGTGCCCGCAAGGGTTGGTATAAACAAAAACAATGAATGTGTAAACAAAGCCATGCAAGAAGTAAGAATAATACATCGAAAGAGCGACCAATATGAGGAGAGGCATTGCACTTGAGACATTTGAAATTGAAACTGTAATTCGGTAGACCTCTTATGATCCAACAAAAAAAACGTAGGGGGCAGAGGGGAATCTCTTTCATTCAGTTGAAATATTACTAACCATGATAATGTTGAAGACCAGCAAATGAACTGGGTTGTGTATGAGGTGAGGAACCAGGACCTGGAGGTGAAGCAACACTGGGCTGTGAATGTACATTCTGAGTGATTCCCATAGAACTTGCATTATGAACTAAATGGTTGCTTGATGTTGCTGCTGGGGAATAACCGGGAAAAGTACCAGGTGCGGGTATATAACTTTGGCTAACTTCCTGATGGGCCGGATCCCATGATGACATTTGTCCACCGGATACTTGACCCTGTAATGCAGGGGCACTACCAGGGTACATAGGAGCAGCCTGAGGATTCGGCCATGCTGTTGCAGGAACTTGTGCTGCACGGAGACTAGGATCCAACACTGTATAGTCTCTGCTTTTGTCACTGTAAGCCTAAAACCAAAAACAATTATATTTAATACTTAAAATCAGATTCTGCGATAGTCATTCAcagattaaaaagaaaatactgTAAAAGGTCAATCAAGTTTCGAGGAGCATACACTCAAGACCCATTTGTGATCAAGAAATTGTCCACATTGCTTCTAAGAATATCTTTAAACCCCTCTCCCCAATACTTTCCCCTCATGAACACTAACTAAAACACATATCTTTATACCTTTACATTGAGATCAGTATGACGAGAGTATGTTAGATGAAGCTTACAATAGCCACCATCATATATGCAATGCCCCTCTAAAGCTTCTTTGGCAGCTGCTGCTGTTGTGACATCTGAAAGGACGGGCCACAAAAGGAAATGATTTGTCAAGTAAAGGATGCACAATTACTATACATAAACAAATTAAGAATTTCAATGGACTATAGAATAAAGGAAGATCTATTCCATGATATATTACGGTTAAAAAGTTCAGGGGTTAAGAGTAATGGTTTTAGATTAACTATATCATAATTAACTATACAAAACAAAAAGCCTAGAATGGTAATGACGGGACTTTGAGAAACTACTAGAATTAGTGTTAATCATATTCTAGGGGTGAAATAAAGCCAAGTTAAGCCTGAACTCAGCTTAAACTTTATTTTATCAACATCAAGCTCAAGATTGTTTTGAGTAATTTTCAATCAATAAatcatatcattaaaaattattagtaaaattttaaattatatcataTAGAGTAATAAATATTTGACATAATTAGTCGAGTTTGAGTGGAGCCTATCATGCTCAGACAGCTGTTGTTTTCATGTTTGGTTTTATTTGAATATGCCACGTTATCCTAATCTAATCTACATATGATCATAAACCATGGTCTGGAGCAAAAGAAAAACTGATGAGAAGAAATACCATTAGGTGGTAATTTATCATCTAGGATTTATCAGCTTAATATAGAATAAAAGACAGAATATAGCACGCCAAAGAAGCTAAAAAAATACAACAAAGCTGCCCATTCTATCAGAGTAGTTTCTGTTAAACACCATGAGTAGAGTTCCCCTCACAGATGAAAACACATAATCATACAGAAAAATAGTATCATGACTATTTTCCATTCATGAGTGAGAACCATCACCCACATTCCACAGTGAAGCAGAAGGAAAATTATCATCACATTGTATAAATGTGTGGCAAAAAAGGAATATAAAGATGtgtatatatagtatatacttTCGAAGTTCATAGTAAAAATAAAGACTACAGACTCAAGAGCATCAGTCAAATAGGATTAATACCAGGGTATTGAATCAGTGCCTGAGTTTGACCATTCTTTTCAAATATAGCAATTTTCTGCACAGTGCCAAATGCAGAAAACACCTGTAACAAATAAGCAGCATTGAGTATAATCATctataaatttgaaattttaatgagaAATACAAGTTCTCACCGTGTGAAGAACTTCCACAGTGACAGCGTACTGCATATTTTCAATTGTAGCCAAAAGCACATTGCTCTCAGATTCGGTTCTCTTCCCGTCAGGACCAACAACAGGCTGAAAATTATAAATTGTAAGAACATACTAAAATCTTGAAAAAAATACATTATTGAAGAAAAAATGAACAAAAGTACCTGTAATGCCCCGTCAATAGCAGTCTGATTAACAGGAAGCATTGGATTTGTGTAGTCCCT from Lotus japonicus ecotype B-129 chromosome 2, LjGifu_v1.2 includes:
- the LOC130739383 gene encoding polypyrimidine tract-binding protein homolog 1-like isoform X1, producing MSASTAQQFRYNQTPSKVLHFRNLPWECTEDELVQLCCPFGQVMNTKCNVGANKNQAFVEFGDLNQAISMVSYYASSSEPAQVRGKTVYIQYSNRHEIVNNKAPGDVPGNVLLVTMEGVEAGDVTIDVIHLVFSAFGFVHKIATFEKTAGFQALIQFTDAETASLARNALDGRSIPSYLLPQHVGSCNLRISYSAHRDLNIKFQSNRSRDYTNPMLPVNQTAIDGALQPVVGPDGKRTESESNVLLATIENMQYAVTVEVLHTVFSAFGTVQKIAIFEKNGQTQALIQYPDVTTAAAAKEALEGHCIYDGGYCKLHLTYSRHTDLNVKAYSDKSRDYTVLDPSLRAAQVPATAWPNPQAAPMYPGSAPALQGQVSGGQMSSWDPAHQEVSQSYIPAPGTFPGYSPAATSSNHLVHNASSMGITQNVHSQPSVASPPGPGSSPHTQPSSFAGLQHYHG